Proteins from a single region of Lepus europaeus isolate LE1 chromosome 4, mLepTim1.pri, whole genome shotgun sequence:
- the RNF139 gene encoding E3 ubiquitin-protein ligase RNF139 yields MAAVGPPPLQVRMAHQQVCAALEVALRVPCLYIIDAIFNSYYDSSQSGLCIVLQIFLRLLGIFVSSVVLILSQRSLFKFYMYSSTFLLVTSAVLVNYYAALHTDFYEGAYNTSAFEIELLPRKGPSLWMAIILLQLTFGIGYITLLQIHSIHSQLIILDLLVPVIGLITELPLHIRETLVFTSSLILILNTVLVLVVKLKWFYYSTRYVYLLVRHMYRIYGLQLLMEDTWKRIRFPDILRVFWLTRITAQATVLMYILRMANETDSFFLSRDDFWDLICNLIISGCDSTLTVLGMSAVISSIAHYLGLGILAFIGSTEEDDRRLGFVAPVLFFILALQTGLSGLRPEERLIRLSRNMCLLLTAVLHFIHGMTDPVLMSLSASHVSSFRRHFPVLFVSACLFILPVLLSYVLWHHYALNTWLFAVTAFCVELCLKVIVSLTVYTLFMIDGYYNVLWEKLDDYVYYVRSTGNIIEFIFGVVMFGNGAYTMMFESGSKIRACMMCLHAYFNIYLQAKNGWKTFMNRRTAVKKINSLPEIKGSRLQEIDDVCAICYHEFTTSARITPCNHYFHALCLRKWLYIQDTCPMCHQKVYIEDDIKDNSNVSNNNGFIAPNENQNPEEAAREAAAESDRELNEDDSTDCDDEAERERNGALQHTDTAAEEFNDDTD; encoded by the exons ATGGCGGCTGTGGGGCCCCCGCCGCTGCAGGTGCGGATGGCCCACCAGCAGGTCTGTGCGGCGCTCGAGGTGGCGCTGCGGGTGCCCTGCCTCTACATCATCGACGCCATCTTCAACTCCTACTACGATTCCAGCCAGAGCGGGTTGTGCATCGTGCTCCAGATCTTCCTCCGGCTCCTTG GTATCTTTGTATCCAGTGTTGTTCTGATCTTGTCGCAGCGATCTCTCTTCAAGTTTTACATGTACAGCTCAACCTTTCTGCTAGTAACCTCTGCAGTGTTGGTGAACTACTATGCTGCCTTGCACACTGACTTCTATGAAGGTGCCTACAACACATCAGCTTTTGAAATTGAGCTGCTTCCTCGAAAAGGGCCCTCGCTGTGGATGGCCATCATCCTTCTACAACTGACATTTGGGATTGGATACATTACACTGCTCCAGATTCATTCCATCCATTCACAGTTAATTATTTTGGACCTCTTGGTTCCTGTAATAGGCTTAATCACAGAGCTACCATTACACATCAGAGAGACTTTAGTTTTTACTTCTTCCTTGATTCTCATATTAAATACAGTGCTTGTCTTGGTAGTCAAACTTAAGTGGTTTTACTATTCCACACGCTATGTTTATCTTTTAGTGAGGCACATGTATCGAATTTATGGGTTACAGTTATTGATGGAGGACACATGGAAGAGGATTCGTTTCCCAGATATACTTCGAGTCTTTTGGCTCACAAGGATTACAGCTCAGGCTACAGTGTTAATGTACATCTTGAGAATGGCAAATGAAACTGATTCCTTCTTTCTATCTCGGGATGATTTCTGGGACCTCATCTGTAATCTTATAATTAGCGGATGTGACTCGACGCTGACTGTACTGGGCATGAGCGCTGTCATTTCCTCAATAGCTCATTACCTGGGCCTCGGGATACTGGCCTTCATCGGATCGACTGAAGAAGACGACAGGCGGCTTGGTTTTGTGGCGCctgttctgttttttattttggcGCTTCAGACTGGGTTAAGTGGGCTCAGACCAGAAGAGAGACTTATTCGCTTGAGTAGAAACATGTGCCTTTTATTAACTGCAGTCCTGCATTTCATCCATGGAATGACAGACCCTGTGTTAATGTCGCTCAGTGCCTCTCATGTGTCATCTTTTCGTCGACATTTTCCTGTGCTCTTTGTCTCTGCTTGCCTGTTTATCCTTCCAGTGTTACTCAGTTATGTTCTTTGGCATCACTATGCACTCAATACTTGGTTGTTCGCGGTTACAGCCTTTTGTGTGGAACTCTGCTTGAAAGTGAttgtttctctcactgtgtatacaCTGTTCATGATCGATGGCTACTATAATGTCCTCTGGGAAAAGCTGGATGATTATGTCTACTATGTTCGTTCAACAGGCAATATTATCGAATTTATATTTGGAGTAGTAATGTTTGGAAATGGGGCTTATACTATGATGTTTGAGTCCGGAAGTAAAATTCGGGCCTGTATGATGTGCCTACACGCGTATTTTAACATCTACTTACAAGCAAAAAATGGCTGGAAGACATTCATGAATCGTAGGACTGCTGTTAAGAAAATTAACTCACTTCCTGAAATAAAAGGGAGCCGCTTGCAAGAAATAGATGATGTATGTGCAATCTGCTACCATGAATTTACAACATCTGCCCGTATTACACCATGCAATCATTATTTCCACGCACTATGCCTTCGGAAATGGCTGTACATTCAAGACACTTGCCCAATGTGCCATCAAAAAGTGTACATCGAAGATGATATCAAGGATAATTCAAATGTATCCAACAACAATGGATTTATCGCACCCAATGAGAATCAAAATCCCGAGGAAGCTGCGAGAGAAGCTGCTGCTGAATCTGACAGGGAATTGAACGAGGACGACAGCACAGATTGTGACgatgaggctgagagagagagaaacggagcGCTTCAGCACACAGACACAGCAGCTGAAGAATTTAATGATGACACTGATTAA